The window GTCCGCGACTGCAACAGCCAGGGCCTGGCCAATGCCGGCGACGGCCGCCTGGTCTGCCAGAGCCTGGGCGGTGGAAATGGCGGCGGCGGTGGACGGCCCGGCGGTGGCGGCGGTGGCGGTGGTGGCGGTGGTGGCGGTGGCAATCCCTATCGCGCCGAAGCGGTCCTGTTCGAACATGCCGGCTATGAAGGCCGCCCCTTCGAGGTGCGGGGCGACATGCCCGACCTGACCGCCGTCAAGTTCAATGACACGGCCTCGTCGATCAAGATCCTGCGCGGCGAATGGCAGGTGTGCGAGGACGTCGACTATCAGGGCCGGTGCTGGACCCTGACCCGCGATCAGGGCCTGCTGGGCCGTGAGGCGAACGACCGGATCAGCTCGATCCGCCGGGTCCGCTAGAGTCGGTTCCAGGCCGGGGCCGGCGGTGATTTGCTTAACCGCCTGCCCCGGCTGTAGCCGCACACATGGAAAACGACGACCAAGGCACCGCGGTTAGAACAGTCAAGTTTGCCAACAACCCCAACTGTGTTCACATCTTGTTACGATCTTCGCCATCTTGATACTTGAAGATGTCGACATTCAGGCCGCATTAACTATCAGATGCGTCGCTAGGTCACCTTTAAAACTGCCCCTGGCCGGCGCATATGGACACCATGTCGAGTAACTCCACCCCAAGTGTCCTGACCGGCCTCAAGCGCGGTCTGATGCATCGCTGTCCCAACTGCGGCGATGGCCGTCTCTATGTGCGCTATCTGAAAGTCGATCCCGATTGCGAGGCCTGTGGTCACGACCTGGCGGAGTATCCGGCCGACGATGGTCCGGCCTATTTCACCATCCTGATCATCGGCCATCTGTTCGTCGCCCCTCTGCTGCTGTTCCCGTTCATCTGGAAGGCACCGGTGGGGCTGGTCCTGCCCCTGACCGTCCTGCCCCTGGCCGCCCTGACCCTGGTGCTGCTGCCCCGCGTCAAGGGTGCGGTGATCGGCGCGCTGTGGGCCATCAAGCTGCGCAAGGCCCAGGACGCTCCCGGCGACTGAAGGCGACCTTCACCGGAACCGACAAGCGGCACCGCACATTCCTAATCCCGACACCGTGCCCCGGCCTTAAGCCGGCGGTCGCGGCCGAACGGGAGAACGGACATGCTCGGCACGATCCTCATCATCATTCTGATCCTGGCCCTGATCGGTGCCCTGCCGGCCTGGGGTCACAGCAGGTCCTGGGGCTATTTTCCCAGCGGGGGCCTGGGCCTTGTGCTGGTGATCCTGATCGTCCTGGTCCTGATGGGCCGATTCTAGACCTGCGGCCGGGTGCCACCGACCAGTGGTTGGCGCCCGGCCCCGGCTTCGCCTAAGCTTCCCCCGCAACGCCTCGGGGGAGATGGGCATGACGACGCAAGCCGCCGAGGCCAAGACCGGCGAAAACCCACCCGGCATGACGTCGTCGGCGCGGGCGCGGGCCATTCTCGGCGGTTCGGCGGGCAATCTGGTCGAATGGTACGACTGGTTCGCCTATGCCGCCTTCTCGATCTATTTCGCCAAGGTCTTCTTCCCGGCCGGCGACCAGACCGCCCAGTTCATGAAGACCGCTGCGGTGTTCGCCGTCGGCTTCCTGGCGCGTCCGGTCGGGGCCTGGCTGATGGGCCTCTATGCCGACCGCGCCGGTCGCCGCGCCGCCCTGACCCTGGCCGTAGGCCTGATGAGCCTGGGCTCTCTGATCATCGCCATCACCCCCGGCTTCGACCAGATCGGCGCTGCCGCCCCCGCCATCCTGCTGGCCGCCCGCGTGCTGCAGGGCCTGTCGGTCGGCGGCGAATACGGCGCCAGCGCCACCTATATGAGCGAGATGGCCGGCAAGAGGCGTCGCGGCTTCTGGTCCAGCTTCCAGTACGTGACCCTGATCATGGGCCAGCTGGTCGCCGCCCTGGTCCTGGTCATTCTGCAGAATGTGCTGGAACCGGCCGAGCTCTCGGCCTGGGGCTGGCGCATTCCCTTCTTCATCGGGGCCGCCCTGGCGGTGGTCGTGTTCTGGATCCGCAGCGGGCTGGAGGAGTCCCAATCCTACACCAACGCCAAGGCTGCGGGCGCGCCCAAGGCCAATACCCTGGCGATGTTCACCCAGCATCCGCGCGAGGCCCTGGCCATCATCGGCCTGACCGCTGCCGGCTCCCTGGCCTTCTATGCCTACACCACCTACATGCTGAAATTCCTGACCAACACCACCGGCTTCAGCAAGGAGGTGGCGGGGGCCGTGAACCTGGCGACCCTGGTCGGCTTCATGCTGATCCAGCCCCTGTTCGGCTGGCTCTCCGACCGGCTGGGACGGCGGCGCATGCTGGTCTTCGCCTTTGGCGGCGGGGCTGTTCTGGCCTGGCCGGTCTTCACCCTGCTGGCCGGAGCGACCGACCCGACCGTGGCCTTTGTGCTGATCTTCGCCGCCCTGGTGGTGCAGTCGGCCTATACCTCGATCAGCGCCGTGGTGAAGGCCGAGCTCTTCCCCACCCATGTCCGCGCCCTGGGCGTCGCCCTGCCCTATGCCATCGGCAATGCCCTGTTCGGAGGCACGGCCGAGTTTGTCGCCCTCTGGTTCAAGAGCATCGGCCTGGAAAGCGGCTTCTATGTCTATCTGACCGGCATGATGGCCATGGGGGCCGTGATCGCCCTGGCCCTGCGTGACAGCGGCAAGCACAGCCGCATTCTGGAGGACTGAACCTGGCCCTACGTCGAATCCCTGTCCGGACCTAGGCTCGCCCCATGCCGATCGTCGACATCGCCGCTCTCGCCCTCTTCGTGGTCGCCTGGCTGTTCTATGAGCCCCTGCTCAAGCGGCTGGGCGAAGGCGGCAATCTGATCAATACCGACATGACGGTGATCCGTCGGCGCTGGATGCAGGAGATGGCGGTCCGCGAGATCGCCCTGCTGGACGGGCAGCTTCTGGGGCACGCCATCAATTCCGCCAGTTTCTTCGCCTCGTCCAACCTGATCCTGATCGCGGCGGCGGCCGGCGTGCTGTTCGGCGGAGACGGTGCCCTGAAGAGCATCGAGGGCCTCGCCGTTCTGGCCCCGGCCTCGCAGATGATGTTCGAAATCAAGCTCGGCCTGGTGCTGTTTGCCCTGGCGCGGGGCCTGCTGGACTTCATCTGGGCCATTCGCCAGATGAACTACTGCCTGGCCGCCATCGGGGCCACGCCGATGTGGGCCTCGCCCGCCACCCTGGCCGAATATGCCGAAGCAACCGGCGGCATCCTCAATCCGGCGCTTTCCGCCTTCAATGCCGGGGTACGCGGCTATTACTTCGCCCTGGCAGCGGCGGCCTGGCTACTGGGCCCCTATGCCTTCATTTCCGCCACCCTGGGTGCCCTGCTGCTGCTCCTGTGGCGGCAGAGGCGCAGTCGGGCCTCGTCGGCCGTCCGCCAGGTGCGTCAGATCCTGGAGCGCCAGCCCGTCGTCCACGGCCCGCACCTGAAGCACGGCGAGCAGGATCCTCCAGTCGACACGATCTAGCGGAGACCGAGGCCCG of the Caulobacter henricii genome contains:
- a CDS encoding DUF983 domain-containing protein, with protein sequence MDTMSSNSTPSVLTGLKRGLMHRCPNCGDGRLYVRYLKVDPDCEACGHDLAEYPADDGPAYFTILIIGHLFVAPLLLFPFIWKAPVGLVLPLTVLPLAALTLVLLPRVKGAVIGALWAIKLRKAQDAPGD
- a CDS encoding MFS transporter gives rise to the protein MTTQAAEAKTGENPPGMTSSARARAILGGSAGNLVEWYDWFAYAAFSIYFAKVFFPAGDQTAQFMKTAAVFAVGFLARPVGAWLMGLYADRAGRRAALTLAVGLMSLGSLIIAITPGFDQIGAAAPAILLAARVLQGLSVGGEYGASATYMSEMAGKRRRGFWSSFQYVTLIMGQLVAALVLVILQNVLEPAELSAWGWRIPFFIGAALAVVVFWIRSGLEESQSYTNAKAAGAPKANTLAMFTQHPREALAIIGLTAAGSLAFYAYTTYMLKFLTNTTGFSKEVAGAVNLATLVGFMLIQPLFGWLSDRLGRRRMLVFAFGGGAVLAWPVFTLLAGATDPTVAFVLIFAALVVQSAYTSISAVVKAELFPTHVRALGVALPYAIGNALFGGTAEFVALWFKSIGLESGFYVYLTGMMAMGAVIALALRDSGKHSRILED
- a CDS encoding DUF599 domain-containing protein, giving the protein MPIVDIAALALFVVAWLFYEPLLKRLGEGGNLINTDMTVIRRRWMQEMAVREIALLDGQLLGHAINSASFFASSNLILIAAAAGVLFGGDGALKSIEGLAVLAPASQMMFEIKLGLVLFALARGLLDFIWAIRQMNYCLAAIGATPMWASPATLAEYAEATGGILNPALSAFNAGVRGYYFALAAAAWLLGPYAFISATLGALLLLLWRQRRSRASSAVRQVRQILERQPVVHGPHLKHGEQDPPVDTI
- a CDS encoding DUF3309 family protein, whose protein sequence is MLGTILIIILILALIGALPAWGHSRSWGYFPSGGLGLVLVILIVLVLMGRF
- a CDS encoding beta/gamma crystallin-related protein — translated: MRKTISLIAFGVTSVIAAAAQAQAPQWNGPYQEPPRGSYVQSCREITAFNDDVYARCKQNDGRWAWVGAHVRDCNSQGLANAGDGRLVCQSLGGGNGGGGGRPGGGGGGGGGGGGGGNPYRAEAVLFEHAGYEGRPFEVRGDMPDLTAVKFNDTASSIKILRGEWQVCEDVDYQGRCWTLTRDQGLLGREANDRISSIRRVR